Proteins encoded within one genomic window of Streptomyces taklimakanensis:
- a CDS encoding class E sortase, producing the protein MYADPTEYAEQQAFEAAVGRLADPLNDPLPGPDAGLRAPGPEPYPEAYTPPYGPVPPQYGAVPDGTAYAAPGPAVTSPAPVPAPTPVPAPTPAPVPVDDGTVTLWQVGGEPADRAGRADETMALRRVRRTRDEPEEPYEPHEPEERNPSPPIGGRAARRRAQRAARESPAVIASRVAGEVFITLGVVMLLFVSYQLWWTNVLADRHVGNETKKLEQQWGDEEERDRDRDPGVFSPGEGFAIMHIPRLDVKVPVAEGVDEDGVLDRGMVGHYGEEPLKTAMPWDEKGNFAVAGHRNTHGEPFRYINKLDPGDPIVVETRDTYYVYEVTSRLDSTPPSNVDVIGPVPPGSGFTEPGRYITLTTCTPEFTSEYRLIVWGELAEEHPRNEGKPDALVR; encoded by the coding sequence GTGTACGCCGACCCGACCGAGTACGCCGAGCAGCAGGCCTTCGAGGCCGCGGTCGGACGGCTCGCCGACCCGTTGAACGACCCGCTGCCGGGCCCTGACGCGGGACTCCGGGCGCCTGGGCCGGAACCGTACCCGGAGGCGTACACGCCGCCGTACGGGCCCGTCCCGCCGCAGTACGGGGCCGTGCCCGACGGGACGGCGTACGCGGCGCCGGGCCCGGCCGTCACCTCCCCGGCCCCTGTCCCTGCCCCGACTCCTGTCCCTGCCCCGACTCCGGCCCCTGTCCCCGTCGACGACGGAACGGTGACGCTGTGGCAGGTGGGAGGGGAGCCGGCGGACCGTGCCGGGCGGGCCGACGAGACGATGGCGCTGCGGCGGGTACGGCGGACACGGGACGAGCCCGAGGAGCCCTACGAGCCCCACGAGCCCGAGGAGCGGAACCCGTCGCCCCCGATCGGCGGCCGAGCCGCCCGGCGCCGGGCCCAGCGCGCCGCCCGGGAGAGCCCGGCGGTGATAGCCAGCCGCGTCGCCGGTGAGGTGTTCATCACCCTCGGTGTGGTGATGCTGCTGTTCGTGTCGTACCAGCTGTGGTGGACGAACGTCCTGGCCGACCGCCACGTGGGCAACGAGACCAAGAAGCTCGAACAGCAGTGGGGGGACGAGGAGGAGCGTGACCGCGACCGCGACCCCGGTGTCTTCTCGCCCGGCGAGGGATTCGCGATCATGCACATCCCCCGCCTGGACGTGAAGGTGCCCGTCGCGGAGGGCGTCGACGAGGACGGCGTCCTCGACCGCGGCATGGTCGGCCACTACGGCGAGGAGCCGCTGAAGACGGCGATGCCCTGGGACGAGAAGGGCAACTTCGCGGTGGCCGGACACCGCAACACCCACGGCGAGCCGTTCCGGTACATCAACAAGCTCGACCCCGGCGACCCGATCGTGGTGGAGACGCGGGACACCTACTACGTCTACGAGGTGACGAGCCGTCTCGACTCCACCCCGCCCTCCAACGTCGACGTCATCGGACCGGTGCCCCCGGGCTCCGGTTTCACCGAGCCCGGCCGGTACATCACGCTGACCACCTGCACCCCCGAGTTCACCTCCGAGTACCGGCTGATCGTGTGGGGAGAACTGGCCGAGGAGCACCCGCGGAACGAGGGGAAGCCGGACGCGCTGGTCCGATAG
- a CDS encoding aminodeoxychorismate/anthranilate synthase component II gives MSARVLVVDNYDSFVFNLVQYLHQLGAECEVLRNDEVGLEHADGERFDGVLLSPGPGTPEEAGVCVDMVRHCAATGLPVFGVCLGMQSMAVAYGGVVDRAPELLHGKTSSVTHENGGVFAGLPSPFTATRYHSLAVEPATVPAELEVTAWTESGVVMGLRHRELPVEGVQFHPESVLTEWGHLMLANWLVRCGDTGAVERSRGLAPVVGA, from the coding sequence ATGAGCGCGCGCGTCCTGGTCGTCGACAACTACGACAGCTTCGTCTTCAACCTCGTCCAGTACCTCCACCAGCTCGGCGCCGAGTGCGAGGTGCTCCGCAACGACGAGGTCGGTCTCGAGCACGCCGACGGGGAACGCTTCGACGGGGTGCTCCTCTCCCCCGGACCGGGCACGCCCGAGGAGGCCGGGGTCTGCGTCGACATGGTCCGGCACTGCGCCGCGACCGGCCTGCCCGTCTTCGGCGTCTGCCTGGGGATGCAGTCCATGGCGGTGGCGTACGGCGGTGTGGTGGACCGGGCGCCGGAACTGCTGCACGGCAAGACCTCGTCGGTCACCCACGAGAACGGCGGCGTCTTCGCCGGGCTGCCCTCCCCCTTCACCGCCACCCGTTACCACTCGCTCGCCGTCGAGCCCGCCACCGTGCCCGCCGAACTGGAGGTCACGGCGTGGACGGAGAGCGGCGTCGTGATGGGCCTGCGCCACCGCGAGCTGCCGGTGGAGGGCGTGCAGTTCCACCCCGAGTCGGTGCTCACCGAGTGGGGTCACCTGATGCTCGCCAACTGGCTGGTGCGCTGCGGTGACACCGGAGCCGTGGAGCGTTCGCGGGGGCTGGCCCCCGTGGTAGGGGCGTGA
- a CDS encoding DUF881 domain-containing protein codes for MTNSRLRHLRHLRHLRPLRLATAGIFALAGFLFWASFNTAQGTDLRSDDSMLRLSDLVQERNRSNQALESSVAGLRREVDDLARRDSGSTEAERRAHEEVERTAGTRELSGAGLSVTLDDAPPDATARMPGIPEPQPDDLVVHQQDLQAVVNALWAGGARGIKVMDQRLISTSAVRCVGNTLILQGRLYSPPYTITAVGDTDALHEALEEAPAVRNYREYVDAYGLGWSVEEHDEVTLPGYSGTVDLHHAEPAED; via the coding sequence GTGACCAATTCCCGCCTTCGGCACCTCCGGCACCTCCGGCACCTCCGACCCCTCCGGCTCGCGACCGCCGGCATCTTCGCCCTGGCCGGCTTCCTCTTCTGGGCCAGCTTCAACACCGCCCAGGGTACCGACCTGCGCAGCGACGACTCCATGCTGCGCCTGTCCGATCTGGTCCAGGAGCGCAACCGGTCCAACCAGGCGCTGGAATCCTCCGTGGCCGGACTGCGCCGGGAGGTCGACGACCTCGCCCGACGCGACAGCGGGAGCACCGAGGCCGAGCGGCGTGCCCACGAGGAAGTGGAGAGGACCGCGGGAACCCGCGAGCTGTCCGGGGCCGGCCTCAGCGTCACCCTCGACGACGCCCCGCCCGACGCCACCGCCCGGATGCCCGGCATCCCCGAGCCCCAGCCCGACGACCTCGTCGTCCACCAGCAGGACCTCCAGGCCGTGGTCAACGCCCTGTGGGCCGGTGGCGCCCGGGGCATCAAGGTCATGGACCAGCGGCTGATCTCGACCAGCGCGGTGCGCTGCGTCGGCAACACCCTGATCCTCCAGGGCCGGCTGTACTCCCCGCCGTACACCATCACCGCCGTCGGCGACACCGACGCGTTGCACGAGGCGCTGGAGGAGGCCCCGGCCGTGCGGAACTACCGCGAGTACGTCGACGCCTACGGCCTGGGCTGGTCGGTGGAGGAGCACGACGAGGTGACGCTCCCCGGCTACTCGGGGACGGTCGACCTGCACCACGCGGAGCCCGCCGAGGACTGA
- the crgA gene encoding cell division protein CrgA, whose translation MPKSRIRKKDDFTPPPAKQSTNISLTSGRSWVAPLMLALFLIGLAWIVVFYVTTGDLPLKSIGNWNIVVGFGFIAAGFVVSTQWK comes from the coding sequence GTGCCGAAGTCACGGATCCGCAAGAAGGACGATTTCACGCCGCCGCCGGCGAAGCAGAGCACGAACATCAGCCTCACCTCCGGGCGTAGCTGGGTCGCGCCGTTGATGTTGGCGCTGTTCCTGATCGGCCTCGCCTGGATCGTCGTCTTCTACGTGACGACGGGCGACCTGCCGCTCAAGTCGATCGGCAACTGGAACATCGTGGTGGGCTTCGGCTTCATCGCGGCGGGGTTCGTCGTCTCCACCCAGTGGAAGTAG
- a CDS encoding rhomboid family intramembrane serine protease, translated as MEDRQDRQDGPGPAARYCYRHPERETGISCTRCERPICPECMIPASVGYQCPQCVREGSGTGHAPGASRPRTLAGGTVTSDPRLVTKVLLGINLALFVLVHAYGDRSLVNELTMLGYAYDPVAGEVVGVADGEWYRVLTSAFLHWEIWHIGFNMLALWWLGPPLEAALGRLRYLALYLLSALGGSALVYLVESPAQGSLGASGAIFGLFGATAVLMRRMNQDMRPILALLVINLIFTFAMGGISWQAHVGGLVVGAVVAYAMVHAPRRRRALVQYGTVAAVLLVVVVVCVVRTAQLVG; from the coding sequence ATGGAGGACCGACAGGACCGGCAGGACGGGCCGGGCCCGGCGGCGAGGTACTGCTACCGGCACCCGGAGAGGGAGACGGGCATCTCCTGCACCCGGTGCGAGCGGCCGATCTGCCCCGAGTGCATGATCCCGGCGTCCGTCGGCTACCAGTGCCCCCAGTGCGTGCGCGAAGGCTCCGGCACGGGGCACGCGCCGGGCGCCTCCCGCCCGCGCACCCTGGCGGGCGGCACGGTCACGTCCGATCCGCGGCTGGTCACCAAGGTGCTGCTGGGAATCAACCTGGCGCTCTTCGTGCTGGTGCACGCCTACGGCGACCGCTCGCTGGTCAACGAGCTGACGATGCTGGGCTACGCCTACGACCCGGTCGCCGGCGAGGTGGTCGGGGTCGCGGACGGCGAGTGGTACCGCGTGCTGACCTCGGCCTTCCTCCACTGGGAGATCTGGCACATCGGGTTCAACATGTTGGCCCTGTGGTGGCTCGGCCCGCCGCTGGAGGCGGCCCTGGGAAGGCTGCGCTACCTGGCGCTGTACCTGCTGTCCGCGCTGGGCGGCAGCGCGCTGGTGTACCTGGTCGAGTCGCCCGCCCAGGGGTCGCTGGGGGCCTCCGGAGCGATCTTCGGCCTCTTCGGCGCGACGGCCGTGCTGATGCGGCGCATGAACCAGGACATGCGTCCGATCCTGGCGCTGCTGGTGATCAACCTGATCTTCACGTTCGCCATGGGCGGCATCTCCTGGCAGGCGCACGTCGGCGGCCTGGTGGTCGGAGCGGTCGTGGCCTACGCGATGGTGCACGCACCGCGCCGGAGGCGGGCGCTGGTCCAGTACGGCACCGTGGCGGCGGTGCTGCTGGTGGTCGTCGTGGTGTGCGTGGTGCGCACCGCGCAGTTGGTCGGCTGA
- a CDS encoding peptidylprolyl isomerase: MAEQLYATLKTTRGDIAIRLFPDHAPKTVKNFVELAEGKREWVHPATGKKSTDRLYDGTVFHRVIEGFMIQGGDPLGNGTGGPGYEFGDEFHPDLAFDKPYLLAMANAGPGTNGSQFFITVAPTAWLTGKHTIFGEVADQESRKVVDSIATTRTSPRTDRPVQDVVIESVVVERR; this comes from the coding sequence GTGGCCGAGCAGCTGTACGCCACCTTGAAGACCACCCGCGGCGACATCGCCATCCGGCTCTTCCCGGACCACGCGCCGAAGACGGTCAAGAACTTCGTCGAGCTCGCCGAGGGCAAGCGCGAGTGGGTCCACCCGGCCACCGGGAAGAAGTCGACCGACAGGCTGTACGACGGCACGGTCTTCCACCGCGTGATCGAAGGCTTCATGATCCAGGGCGGTGACCCGCTGGGCAACGGCACCGGCGGTCCGGGCTACGAGTTCGGGGACGAGTTCCACCCCGACCTGGCCTTCGACAAGCCGTACCTGCTGGCGATGGCCAACGCCGGTCCGGGCACCAACGGTTCCCAGTTCTTCATCACCGTCGCCCCGACCGCCTGGCTGACGGGCAAGCACACCATCTTCGGCGAGGTCGCCGACCAGGAGAGCCGGAAGGTGGTGGACTCCATCGCCACCACGCGGACCAGCCCGCGCACGGACCGGCCGGTCCAGGACGTCGTGATCGAGTCGGTCGTCGTCGAGCGCCGCTGA
- a CDS encoding DUF5324 family protein encodes MTRMDSVRSATDNARDTVRHAAEAVAPKVALAAGQAKSTVYGQYAAHVGPRLAQARETLPPAVDLAAARAAQRTREAARMAGEYTAPRVEAARAAAGPVREAAMARSTAAVAALRGELTAADIRRLARRKARRARTGRAFRKLAVVGVVAGGAAAVWKWWERQSSPDWLVEPPAATEVGGGEALMEGGGDEGGGALEPEAEAGATRKAGAGATDSDAVSDAEAAEAATAPADEER; translated from the coding sequence GTGACCCGCATGGACAGCGTGCGCAGCGCGACCGACAATGCGAGGGACACCGTGCGGCACGCCGCGGAAGCGGTGGCGCCGAAAGTGGCCCTCGCGGCCGGACAGGCCAAGTCCACCGTGTACGGACAGTACGCCGCTCATGTCGGGCCCCGGCTGGCACAGGCCCGCGAGACCCTGCCTCCGGCCGTCGACCTGGCCGCCGCCCGCGCGGCCCAGCGCACCCGTGAGGCCGCCCGGATGGCCGGCGAGTACACCGCGCCCCGCGTCGAGGCCGCCCGTGCCGCCGCCGGACCGGTCCGGGAGGCGGCCATGGCGCGTTCCACCGCCGCCGTCGCCGCGCTGCGCGGCGAGCTGACCGCCGCGGACATCCGCAGGCTCGCTCGGCGCAAGGCCCGCCGGGCCCGCACGGGCCGGGCGTTCCGGAAGCTGGCGGTGGTCGGTGTGGTCGCCGGTGGCGCGGCGGCCGTCTGGAAGTGGTGGGAGAGGCAGTCCAGCCCCGACTGGCTGGTCGAGCCCCCGGCCGCCACCGAGGTCGGCGGCGGCGAGGCCCTCATGGAGGGCGGAGGCGACGAGGGCGGAGGCGCCCTGGAGCCGGAGGCCGAGGCCGGTGCCACCCGGAAGGCCGGTGCCGGAGCGACCGACTCCGACGCGGTCTCCGACGCCGAGGCCGCCGAGGCCGCCACCGCTCCGGCCGACGAGGAGCGCTGA
- a CDS encoding helix-turn-helix domain-containing protein, giving the protein MDAAQQEATAKARELQSQWYGEPLGTLFRRLIDDLGLNQARLATVLGLSAPMLSQLMSGQRAKIGNPAVVQRVQALQELAGEVSKGVVTAAEATQRMDEIRRTAGGNVLSTSSSQLTPSGGQATAVKRVVREIQALLRSVSDAADIIDAAGILAPSHPELAEFLRVYGAGKTADAVRHYEAHQA; this is encoded by the coding sequence ATGGACGCAGCGCAGCAGGAGGCCACCGCGAAGGCACGGGAACTGCAGAGCCAGTGGTACGGGGAACCCCTGGGCACCCTCTTCCGGAGGCTCATCGACGACCTCGGCCTCAACCAGGCCAGGCTCGCGACCGTCCTGGGGCTCTCCGCGCCCATGCTCTCCCAGTTGATGAGCGGTCAGCGGGCGAAGATAGGCAATCCCGCCGTCGTGCAACGGGTCCAGGCGCTCCAGGAGTTGGCCGGCGAGGTGAGCAAGGGCGTGGTCACCGCCGCCGAGGCCACCCAGCGCATGGACGAGATCCGCCGTACCGCGGGAGGCAACGTGCTGAGCACCTCCTCCTCCCAGCTCACCCCCTCCGGCGGGCAGGCCACGGCCGTCAAGCGCGTGGTGCGCGAGATCCAGGCGCTGTTGCGCTCGGTGTCCGACGCGGCCGACATCATCGACGCCGCGGGCATCCTCGCCCCCAGCCACCCCGAACTGGCAGAGTTCCTCCGGGTGTACGGCGCGGGAAAGACGGCGGACGCGGTC